One stretch of Zerene cesonia ecotype Mississippi chromosome 20, Zerene_cesonia_1.1, whole genome shotgun sequence DNA includes these proteins:
- the LOC119834877 gene encoding uncharacterized protein LOC119834877 has product MPPKDPKASQKGSTVTPLTSVYGELDEMFLTPRQTSVLITLKGDGPGQGEWLFLILFDGHILLETKWSNEAVHEIQALPIDLKNDCDQGILTDRPLTFLLRLAGGKGVKDPDPLLHVDNRAGGNVDLFPLVLGEEKVYVTASLDYIATGEKTGCSVTVYAKTNGIVENKRVPLTITAISAHCLSVSKEGTVYLNAIGLNDIHDPVAINFGMSLSSVSAKKVVWSSISNAGLAANTSMEVPKEDKYIPDDLEPSDCDLCNSVYWNAMKRVLVDAIALRERLENPFLVELAGVPKQGKIDVRGRYMTFIDARVLLQPGQYGVTTCSKLFYFNEADLPEQVGPLLELPPASAKPSVRDTDIVLDEFNHPAYIVMRFDLFECLVPKAKIVSLFEIMGFPMPEGPSSPIDELRADPTPEESQIDVRKIRKEGGALAVHKELCSLSCKGTIQMSQSIKRTAANRLLYRLRSMLKQFQPSQCSTVCLQDTITAQHVACRYAVTSSFAPQPPPPRPTSRVAATRSRIAGDIRIGNDHIEKNLRALPKHPRPYLCKALRCLENEKEQDARVFLLKALSLQARNRYLLWTLGAIDYDKSGDKLDAASAAFRIAVKGDITDGVTSAIGWAALHAFYHFNKNNHAAFVAAKKMRKSYELSRDWKAFLQRWVETSGEEETFWIPSVIEIDNPMIVASAFFLCLRSYKFSGVMLQCVKNGCASRGSRMKLPNEITVDNYYVQAASLLLRQQVDRALEVTEEGIKRFGPSSKMSQMRATCLVYARGWDGDCEEGLVIADRFGAEQTPSLLLRAALGGIKTNPEGSLQRAARAHKIAPSAHSALAIGRVYMTIGKEALAERWVASAVNTEPLLADAWAVLALLAMKDRNIDKARNMLRSAKQVGAISADIKDEVKKAMKVVHLEGLPEMLVKELCLCDYY; this is encoded by the coding sequence ATGCCTCCAAAAGATCCTAAAGCAAGCCAAAAGGGATCAACGGTAACTCCTTTAACTAGTGTGTATGGAGAATTAGATGAAATGTTCCTTACACCTAGGCAAACAAGCGTcctaattactttaaaaggTGATGGACCTGGTCAAGGTGAAtggttatttcttattttatttgatggaCATATTTTGCTAGAAACGAAGTGGAGTAACGAAGCCGTTCATGAAATACAAGCATTGCCAATTGATCTTAAAAATGATTGCGATCAAGGCATACTGACAGATCGTCCTCTCACTTTCTTACTACGACTTGCCGGAGGTAAAGGTGTTAAAGATCCAGATCCTTTGCTACACGTGGATAACCGAGCTGGTGGAAATGTTGATCTTTTCCCTTTAGTATTGGGAGAAGAAAAAGTGTACGTTACGGCATCTTTAGACTATATAGCTACCGGAGAAAAAACTGGTTGCTCTGTTACAGTATACGCTAAAACTAATGGGATCGTAGAAAATAAAAGAGTTCCACTCACAATTACTGCAATTTCTGCACATTGTCTTTCTGTGTCTAAAGAAGgcactgtttatttaaatgctattgGTTTAAACGATATTCACGATCCAGTTGCGATTAATTTTGGTATGTCTTTGAGTTCTGTATCTGCAAAAAAAGTTGTATGGTCGTCGATAAGTAATGCTGGCCTTGCAGCCAATACATCCATGGAAGTTCCTAAAGAAGATAAGTATATACCAGATGACTTAGAACCGAGCGATTGTGATTTATGCAATTCAGTGTATTGGAATGCTATGAAACGTGTTCTTGTTGACGCGATTGCCCTGCGTGAGAGGTTGGAAAATCCGTTTCTCGTTGAATTGGCGGGTGTACCAAAACAAGGAAAAATTGATGTAAGAGGTCGATATATGACGTTTATTGATGCTCGAGTTTTATTGCAACCTGGACAATATGGAGTTACTACATGTTctaagcttttttattttaacgaagCTGATTTACCTGAACAAGTAGGTCCTCTATTAGAGTTACCACCTGCTAGCGCTAAACCAAGTGTTCGGGATACAGACATCGTTTTAGATGAATTTAATCACCCAGCTTATATTGTCATGCGGTTTGATTTATTCGAATGTTTAGTTCCGAAGGCTAAAATTGTTTCCCTATTTGAGATAATGGGATTTCCTATGCCAGAGGGGCCATCTAGCCCTATAGACGAGTTACGTGCAGATCCAACTCCTGAGGAATCTCAGATAGACGTTcgtaaaataagaaaagaagGGGGTGCCTTGGCAGTTCATAAAGAGCTTTGCAGTTTGTCCTGCAAAGGGACAATACAAATGAGTCAAAGTATTAAACGTACCGCAGCAAATCGTTTACTTTACCGTTTGAGATCGATGCTCAAACAATTTCAGCCGAGTCAATGTTCAACTGTTTGTTTGCAAGATACAATAACAGCACAGCATGTGGCATGTAGATATGCAGTTACATCATCCTTTGCTCCCCAACCCCCTCCACCTCGACCAACGTCACGTGTTGCAGCTACAAGAAGCCGAATAGCTGGTGATATAAGAATAGGAAATGATCACatcgaaaaaaatttaagagcTTTACCAAAACATCCAAGACCATACCTATGTAAGGCTTTGCGTTGTCTTGAAAATGAAAAGGAACAAGATGCTCGCGTATTTCTTTTGAAAGCATTAAGTTTACAAGCTAGAAACAGATATCTTTTATGGACGCTTGGTGCAATAGATTACGATAAAAGTGGTGATAAATTAGATGCTGCAAGTGCAGCATTTCGAATAGCAGTAAAAGGAGATATAACAGATGGTGTCACAAGTGCAATTGGATGGGCAGCATTGCAtgcattttatcattttaataaaaataatcatgcaGCTTTCGTGGCTGCTAAGAAAATGCGCAAGTCATATGAACTGTCGAGAGATTGGAAAGCGTTTCTCCAAAGATGGGTTGAAACCAGTGGTGAAGAAGAAACGTTTTGGATACCAAGCGTAATAGAGATCGATAACCCCATGATTGTTGCATCAGCATTTTTTCTTTGCTTACgtagttataaatttagtGGAGTAATGCTTCAGTGTGTAAAAAATGGTTGTGCAAGTCGAGGATCTCGTATGAAGCTGCCGAATGAAATAACAGTTGACAATTATTATGTCCAAGCcgcttcattattattaagacaGCAAGTCGACCGGGCGTTAGAAGTTACAGAGGAAGGTATTAAAAGGTTTGGACCGTCATCGAAAATGTCACAAATGCGAGCTACATGTTTGGTGTACGCACGTGGTTGGGATGGCGATTGTGAAGAAGGTTTAGTTATTGCGGACCGCTTTGGTGCTGAACAGACGCCGTCATTGCTTTTGCGTGCTGCATTAGGAGGAATAAAGACTAATCCTGAAGGGTCTTTACAACGCGCGGCACGTGCTCACAAAATAGCTCCGTCTGCGCACTCGGCGTTGGCGATTGGCCGTGTTTATATGACAATTGGAAAGGAAGCATTAGCAGAGCGATGGGTAGCTTCTGCAGTAAACACAGAGCCTTTATTGGCTGATGCATGGGCGGTATTGGCCCTGTTAGCAATGAAAGATCGAAATATAGATAAGGCTCGAAACATGCTTCGATCAGCGAAACAAGTTGGTGCAATAAGTGCCGATATAAAAGATGAAGTAAAGAAAGCTATGAAAGTAGTGCATTTAGAGGGATTACCTGAAATGTTAGTGAAAGAATTGTGTTTATGTGATTATTACTAA
- the LOC119835195 gene encoding 23 kDa integral membrane protein-like produces the protein MALSSNCWKYLVLTFNVLFAMSAVVLFGASGFLLYRLFVYRHFIGVNVEYPAVLLLMMAIITCSIAWIGWRTAKSMHQIHVIMAGILIMLVVVIEFACFVWAMVVWDNIEIDIKTTMTSYFMDTMDIKEANTDTIRWDRLHVKFQCCGVSGPGDYSSLGHVPFSCCGQGPLDSIQKPYVADCTTLFQRGCGNPLHEYAKQQLLLVAMVALVASVLQSTGIFCTFFLAHAIREKRRASIRNSTIAREATFAAPDDSLLASPSAPAPTLPKY, from the exons ATGGCTCTATCGTCAAATTGTTGGAAATATCTTGTGCTGacattcaatgttttattcgCA ATGTCAGCTGTAGTACTGTTTGGTGCAAGTGGGTTCCTCTTGTACCGATTGTTCGTCTACCGTCATTTTATTGGCGTGAATGTGGAATATCCGGCTGTATTGTTGCTAATGATGGCAATCATTACATGTTCAATAGCATGGATAGGTTGGCGAACGGCGAAATCAATGCACCAGATTCATGTTATAATG GCtggaatattaataatgctCGTCGTGGTGATTGAATTCGCTTGTTTTGTCTGGGCGATGGTCGTGTGGGACAACATAGAGATTGACATCAAGACGACCATGACGTCATACTTTATGGACACGATGGATATTAAGGAAGCAAACACGGACACTATCAGATGGGACAGGCTTCACGTTAAG TTCCAATGTTGCGGCGTGAGCGGGCCAGGGGACTACAGTTCCTTAGGGCACGTGCCATTCTCTTGTTGCGGCCAGGGCCCTCTGGACTCCATACAGAAGCCCTACGTAGCTGATTGTACCACTTTGTTCCAACGCGGTTGTGGGAATCCGCTGCACGAGTATGCGAAACAGCAATTGCTGTTGGTAGCTATGGTGGCTTTGGTAGCGTCCGTTTTGCAG AGTACCGGTATTTTCTGCACATTTTTCCTTGCTCATGCCATACGGGAGAAGCGACGTGCGTCTATTCGAAACTCCACCATAGCCAGGGAGGCAACCTTCGCTGCTCCAGATGACTCCCTCCTTGCCTCTCCATCTGCGCCTGCCCCTACCTTGCCAAAATATTGA